In one Pseudomonas sp. 31-12 genomic region, the following are encoded:
- the exbD gene encoding TonB system transport protein ExbD, which produces MGLHLKEGADDDLAENHEINVTPFIDVMLVLLIIFMVAAPLATVDIKVDLPASSAKPAPRPEKPVFLSVKADQRLYLGEEEVKAEALGATLDARTQGKKDTTIFFQADKGVDYGDLMSVMDNLRSAGYLKVGLVGLETAVKK; this is translated from the coding sequence ATGGGCTTGCATTTGAAAGAAGGCGCAGACGACGATCTGGCCGAGAACCACGAAATCAACGTCACGCCGTTCATCGACGTGATGCTGGTGCTGCTGATCATCTTCATGGTGGCGGCTCCGTTGGCCACCGTGGACATCAAGGTCGACCTGCCCGCCTCCAGCGCCAAGCCGGCCCCGCGGCCGGAGAAACCGGTGTTCCTCAGCGTCAAGGCTGACCAGCGCCTGTACCTCGGCGAAGAAGAAGTGAAGGCCGAAGCACTCGGCGCCACCCTCGACGCCAGGACTCAAGGCAAGAAAGACACAACGATCTTCTTCCAGGCCGATAAAGGCGTGGATTACGGCGACCTGATGAGCGTGATGGACAACCTGCGCTCCGCCGGTTACCTGAAGGTAGGTCTGGTCGGGCTCGAGACGGCAGTCAAGAAATGA